One Fusobacterium ulcerans DNA segment encodes these proteins:
- a CDS encoding putative bifunctional diguanylate cyclase/phosphodiesterase produces the protein MEHALENNEFIVYFQPKVELKTNKIAGAEALVRWQDPKKGLIPPDEFIPIFEKNGFITKLDIYVFEEVCKTIRKWLNEGINPIPVSVNLSRMHLQNPNFLKKYKEIQEKYEVPADLLEIELTETLVFENFEQLKKVIDDIHQMGFSCSIDDFGSGYSSLNLLKEIPVDILKLDRIFFSKKNDKRGNSVIESIISLAKKLNMTTISEGVETISQVEFLRKADCDLVQGYVYSKPLAKDDFEITFLKNENIQVKKYKEKK, from the coding sequence ATGGAGCATGCACTGGAAAATAATGAGTTTATAGTATATTTTCAGCCAAAAGTTGAGTTAAAAACTAATAAAATAGCTGGAGCAGAAGCTTTAGTGCGTTGGCAAGATCCTAAAAAAGGATTGATTCCACCAGATGAGTTTATTCCAATATTTGAAAAAAATGGATTTATAACAAAATTAGATATATATGTTTTTGAAGAAGTGTGTAAGACTATAAGAAAATGGTTAAATGAAGGAATTAATCCTATTCCTGTTTCTGTTAATTTATCTCGAATGCATTTACAAAACCCTAATTTTTTAAAAAAATATAAAGAAATTCAGGAGAAATATGAGGTTCCTGCTGATCTTTTGGAAATAGAATTAACAGAAACCTTAGTATTTGAAAACTTTGAACAACTAAAAAAGGTTATTGATGATATACACCAAATGGGATTCAGCTGTTCTATAGATGATTTTGGGAGCGGGTATTCTTCTCTGAATCTACTTAAAGAAATACCAGTAGATATTTTAAAACTAGATAGGATATTTTTCAGCAAAAAAAATGATAAAAGAGGAAATAGTGTCATAGAATCCATTATTTCATTAGCTAAAAAATTAAATATGACAACAATATCTGAAGGGGTTGAAACAATATCACAAGTAGAATTTTTAAGGAAAGCAGATTGTGATTTGGTTCAAGGATATGTATATTCAAAACCCTTAGCTAAAGATGATTTTGAAATAACTTTCTTAAAAAATGAGAATATACAGGTGAAAAAATATAAAGAAAAAAAATAA
- a CDS encoding transporter substrate-binding domain-containing diguanylate cyclase produces the protein MKRIDFLKKKIFFGVIPIFIILFALLFILMKTFILEKPVNNKIIAKNIFKRTMIVVADIDYEPYSFISEQGCPSGHDIELVNALANKMEYNLEIRLMKWKDCIETVIAGRADMILGLDYKPKDFPELALSAAISSDPFVCFGKKHYKSIHELHEKKLASLENSGCKSEFLEPYELVENTKEYGTYTEVLQSVISGENDYALVRYSVGRRILAKQGIHSVSAVGPKMTNTSMCIGVSRKSSISIEEVNKNLRELMHNGVVEELSKKWLGHYVELIEFKDFIKEYWYIGFIAVSLILLYLAFSMLYFYRKKSEIILNKNESMKRVQEYQNFMIDATQGLYENIYELDITHNCAGSDETKRYFERLGMSGDISYDEALSEIARQQIKDEFVQGYLDTFNTKNVIKSFKEGINNLSYDFMITANGKDYYWLRISARIFYWKYDNSVRMLTFRENIDKRKRMEFEAKMDVLTGLYNKKSLEALIKKRLKDERNENKECAFIIIDVDHFKLANDYWGHAFGDKVLLKIAEKIKNYFRNTDILGRFGGDEFVVFVQDFSSAEWLKRKLNGLNEILIEELKSEGKTCKISASIGAAVYPKTAALYENMFEKADKELYKVKRSGRNGNSIFIYKEKEKQEII, from the coding sequence GTGAAGAGAATAGATTTTTTAAAGAAAAAAATATTTTTTGGAGTTATTCCAATTTTTATTATATTATTTGCTTTGCTTTTCATTTTAATGAAGACATTTATTTTAGAAAAACCAGTTAATAATAAAATAATTGCTAAAAATATTTTTAAAAGAACAATGATAGTAGTTGCAGATATTGATTATGAACCTTATTCTTTTATAAGCGAACAGGGGTGTCCTTCAGGACATGATATTGAATTGGTAAATGCTCTTGCTAATAAAATGGAGTATAATTTAGAGATTAGATTAATGAAATGGAAAGATTGCATTGAAACAGTAATTGCTGGAAGAGCAGATATGATTCTTGGGTTAGATTATAAACCAAAAGATTTTCCAGAATTAGCTTTGTCAGCTGCTATATCAAGTGATCCTTTTGTTTGTTTTGGAAAAAAACATTATAAATCTATTCATGAACTTCATGAGAAAAAATTAGCATCCCTTGAAAATAGTGGATGTAAATCAGAATTTTTAGAGCCATATGAATTAGTAGAGAATACAAAAGAGTATGGAACTTATACAGAAGTATTACAATCAGTTATTTCTGGAGAAAATGATTATGCTCTTGTAAGATATTCAGTAGGAAGACGCATACTGGCAAAACAGGGAATTCACTCTGTCTCAGCAGTAGGACCTAAGATGACAAATACTTCTATGTGTATAGGAGTTAGTAGGAAAAGTTCGATTTCTATTGAAGAGGTTAATAAAAATTTAAGGGAATTGATGCATAATGGAGTTGTAGAGGAACTATCAAAAAAATGGTTAGGTCATTATGTAGAGCTTATTGAATTTAAAGATTTTATAAAAGAATATTGGTATATAGGTTTTATAGCTGTGAGTTTGATATTGCTTTATTTAGCATTTTCTATGCTGTATTTCTACAGAAAAAAATCTGAAATAATACTGAATAAAAATGAAAGTATGAAAAGAGTTCAAGAGTATCAGAATTTTATGATTGATGCAACTCAGGGATTGTATGAAAATATTTATGAGCTTGATATAACTCATAACTGTGCTGGTAGTGATGAAACAAAAAGATATTTTGAACGTCTGGGAATGTCTGGAGATATTTCTTACGATGAAGCTTTATCTGAAATTGCAAGGCAACAGATAAAGGATGAGTTTGTACAAGGATATCTGGATACCTTTAATACTAAAAATGTAATAAAATCATTTAAAGAAGGGATCAATAATCTATCATATGATTTTATGATTACTGCAAATGGAAAAGATTATTATTGGCTTAGGATTTCAGCACGTATTTTTTATTGGAAATATGATAACTCTGTTCGTATGCTTACTTTTAGAGAAAATATTGATAAGAGAAAGAGAATGGAATTTGAAGCAAAGATGGATGTTTTAACAGGACTTTATAATAAAAAATCATTAGAAGCTCTTATTAAAAAAAGACTTAAAGATGAAAGAAATGAGAATAAAGAGTGTGCTTTTATTATTATTGATGTGGATCATTTTAAGTTAGCTAATGATTATTGGGGACATGCTTTTGGAGATAAAGTGCTTTTAAAGATAGCTGAAAAAATTAAAAATTACTTTAGAAATACAGATATTTTAGGGCGTTTTGGTGGAGATGAATTTGTGGTATTTGTTCAAGATTTTTCTTCTGCTGAATGGCTTAAAAGAAAATTGAATGGATTAAATGAAATTTTAATTGAAGAACTCAAGTCAGAAGGGAAGACTTGTAAAATATCAGCTAGTATAGGAGCAGCGGTCTATCCTAAAACAGCAGCTTTATATGAAAATATGTTTGAAAAAGCTGATAAGGAACTCTACAAAGTTAAACGTAGTGGAAGAAATGGTAACAGTATTTTTATCTATAAAGAAAAAGAAAAGCAAGAGATAATTTAA
- a CDS encoding 6-phospho-beta-glucosidase — translation MNKGFQKDFLWGGAVAAHQVEGGYNKGGKGISIADVMTGGSVSHPRKITDGILKNEYYPNHEAVDFYGHYKEDIKLFAEMGFKCFRTSIGWTRIFPKGDEDAPNEEGLKFYDSLFDELLKYGIEPVVTLSHFEMPYYLVKKYGGWRNRKLIDFFEKYSRIVLERYKNKVKYWMTFNEINNQTDISNPIFGFVNSGVLYKEREEAKKVMYQAAHYELVASARAVKAAREINPDFQMGCMIGFVPMYPYSCNPEDVMKTQEKMRERYIFSDVHVRGHYPSYIEKEWERAGYTLDITEEDRGILEQGTVDYIGISYYMSVVVKAEMENAEEQSDYIFSGFVKNPYVKATDWGWQIDPEGLRYSLNLLYERYEKPIFIVENGFGAMDKIEEDGMIRDNYRIAYLKAHIEEMKKAVVLDGVKVIGYTPWGCLDCVSFTTGEMKKRYGFIYVDKDNEGRETLNRSRKESFYWYKKVIESNGEKL, via the coding sequence ATGAATAAAGGTTTTCAAAAAGATTTTCTATGGGGTGGAGCAGTCGCAGCTCATCAGGTGGAAGGTGGTTATAATAAAGGTGGGAAAGGTATCAGCATAGCAGATGTAATGACAGGAGGAAGTGTATCACATCCTAGAAAAATAACTGATGGAATATTGAAAAATGAATATTATCCAAATCATGAAGCAGTAGATTTTTATGGACATTATAAGGAAGATATAAAACTTTTTGCTGAGATGGGGTTTAAATGTTTTCGTACATCTATAGGCTGGACCAGAATTTTTCCAAAGGGAGATGAAGATGCTCCAAATGAAGAAGGGTTGAAATTTTATGACTCTCTTTTTGATGAACTTTTAAAATATGGAATAGAACCTGTGGTGACACTTTCACACTTTGAAATGCCATATTATCTAGTAAAGAAATATGGAGGGTGGAGAAACCGTAAACTTATAGATTTTTTTGAAAAATACAGCAGAATAGTTTTGGAAAGATACAAAAATAAGGTAAAATACTGGATGACATTTAATGAAATAAATAATCAGACAGATATTTCTAACCCTATTTTTGGTTTTGTAAATTCAGGAGTACTGTATAAAGAGAGAGAAGAGGCAAAAAAGGTAATGTATCAAGCCGCTCATTATGAGTTAGTAGCAAGTGCTAGAGCAGTAAAGGCAGCCAGAGAGATAAATCCAGATTTTCAAATGGGCTGTATGATTGGATTTGTTCCAATGTACCCTTATTCATGTAATCCTGAAGATGTCATGAAAACACAGGAAAAAATGCGTGAAAGATATATTTTTTCAGATGTTCATGTGAGAGGACATTATCCTTCATATATAGAAAAAGAATGGGAAAGAGCAGGATATACTTTAGATATTACAGAAGAAGATAGAGGAATATTGGAACAAGGAACTGTTGATTATATAGGAATAAGTTATTATATGTCAGTAGTTGTAAAAGCTGAAATGGAAAATGCAGAAGAACAATCAGATTATATATTCAGTGGGTTTGTAAAAAATCCATATGTAAAAGCTACTGATTGGGGATGGCAGATAGACCCAGAAGGACTTCGTTATTCTTTAAATCTTCTTTATGAAAGATATGAGAAGCCTATATTTATTGTGGAAAATGGCTTTGGAGCTATGGATAAAATAGAAGAAGACGGAATGATACGTGATAATTATAGAATAGCCTATCTCAAAGCTCATATTGAAGAAATGAAAAAAGCAGTGGTATTAGATGGGGTAAAAGTTATAGGATATACACCATGGGGCTGTCTAGATTGTGTATCATTTACTACTGGAGAAATGAAAAAAAGATATGGGTTTATTTATGTAGATAAAGATAATGAAGGAAGAGAAACTTTAAACAGAAGCAGAAAAGAGTCTTTTTATTGGTATAAAAAAGTTATTGAGTCTAATGGAGAAAAATTATAG
- a CDS encoding radical SAM protein, whose product MYKHVFGPVPSRRLGISLGVDLVKPKSCNMNCVFCECGATPKLAEKRESFKDIREVENEIRSVLKDVKPDYITFSGNGEPTLSKDLGKIINWIKDNTDVKVCLITNSLLLNDDEVIKEVQRADLIIPTLNSVDDEIFHKINRPSNNIHISMLMSGLKKLSAVYNGKVYLETFIIEGLNDGEDHIKRMAAFLKTIKFTKLQLNSLARRGAENWVKPASIEALNNVKRLFAENGIENVEIVKELSERKEKIEMEEDLIENMKSIREYSEEEMKKIFKTKDNEKH is encoded by the coding sequence ATGTATAAACATGTTTTTGGACCAGTGCCATCAAGAAGATTAGGAATATCTTTGGGAGTGGACTTGGTAAAACCTAAAAGCTGTAATATGAACTGTGTATTTTGTGAATGTGGAGCAACTCCAAAACTTGCAGAGAAAAGAGAAAGCTTTAAAGACATAAGAGAAGTGGAAAATGAGATAAGATCAGTTCTAAAAGATGTTAAACCTGATTATATAACATTTTCAGGAAATGGTGAACCAACTCTTAGTAAAGATCTAGGAAAGATAATTAACTGGATAAAAGATAATACAGATGTGAAAGTATGTCTAATAACTAACAGTCTTCTTTTAAATGATGATGAAGTTATAAAGGAAGTACAAAGAGCAGACCTTATAATTCCTACATTAAATAGTGTGGATGATGAAATATTTCATAAAATAAACAGGCCTTCAAATAATATCCATATATCTATGCTTATGTCTGGATTAAAAAAACTTTCTGCTGTATATAATGGAAAAGTTTATTTAGAAACTTTTATAATAGAAGGTTTAAATGATGGAGAAGACCATATTAAAAGAATGGCTGCATTTCTAAAAACTATAAAATTTACTAAATTACAGCTTAATTCATTAGCAAGAAGAGGAGCTGAAAACTGGGTGAAACCTGCATCTATAGAAGCTCTTAATAATGTAAAAAGGCTATTTGCAGAAAATGGAATTGAAAATGTAGAAATAGTAAAAGAACTTTCAGAAAGAAAAGAAAAAATTGAAATGGAAGAAGATTTGATAGAAAATATGAAATCAATAAGAGAATATAGTGAAGAAGAAATGAAAAAAATTTTTAAAACTAAAGATAATGAAAAGCATTGA
- a CDS encoding gluconeogenesis factor YvcK family protein: MDKKPKVVVIGGGSGISVVLRGLKYLPVDLTAIVTVADDGGSSGLLRKEFDVPAPGDLRNVMVALSDVEPLIEEVFQYRFKKDSFLGGHPLGNLLIIAMKELTGDIRSAVDNLRKLFNIKGKILPATSEKVVLMAEKEDGKIIEGESNIPVLGEKIKRVFYKESVEAPKENLEALEDADLVIFGIGSLYTSIIPNLLLNGIKESLKKCKGKRVYICNAMQQPGETEGYTVSDHIKAINKNVEEGIIDEVIVDSREIPKEILERYRMMNSDRVILDRDELEECKIKVIDRDILEIDSKGMVRHHPYKLAATIYSLIENWEEFYV, from the coding sequence ATGGATAAGAAACCCAAAGTTGTTGTTATAGGAGGAGGAAGTGGTATTTCAGTAGTATTAAGAGGATTGAAATATCTTCCAGTAGATTTGACAGCTATAGTGACTGTGGCAGATGATGGAGGAAGTAGTGGACTTTTGAGAAAAGAGTTTGATGTTCCTGCTCCTGGAGATCTTAGAAATGTAATGGTAGCATTAAGTGATGTAGAACCTTTGATAGAAGAGGTGTTTCAATATAGATTTAAAAAAGATAGTTTTTTAGGTGGACATCCATTAGGAAATCTTCTGATAATAGCGATGAAGGAACTTACAGGAGATATAAGAAGTGCTGTAGATAATCTCAGAAAACTATTTAATATAAAAGGAAAAATTCTTCCAGCAACAAGTGAGAAAGTTGTTCTTATGGCTGAAAAAGAAGATGGAAAGATAATAGAGGGAGAATCAAATATTCCAGTTTTAGGAGAAAAAATAAAAAGAGTATTTTATAAAGAATCAGTGGAAGCCCCAAAAGAGAATCTCGAGGCTTTGGAAGATGCTGATCTTGTAATATTTGGAATAGGAAGTCTTTATACGAGCATAATACCTAATCTTCTTTTAAATGGAATAAAAGAAAGTTTGAAGAAATGTAAAGGGAAGAGAGTATATATATGTAATGCTATGCAGCAACCAGGAGAAACAGAAGGTTATACAGTGTCAGATCATATAAAGGCTATAAATAAAAATGTTGAGGAAGGGATAATTGATGAAGTTATTGTAGATTCTAGAGAAATTCCAAAGGAAATCCTTGAAAGATATAGAATGATGAATAGTGACAGAGTAATACTGGATAGGGATGAATTGGAAGAGTGCAAGATAAAAGTGATAGATAGAGATATTCTTGAAATAGATTCTAAAGGGATGGTAAGACATCATCCATATAAACTTGCAGCAACTATTTATTCTTTAATTGAAAATTGGGAGGAATTCTATGTATAA
- the tuf gene encoding elongation factor Tu — translation MAKEKFERSKPHVNIGTIGHVDHGKTTTTAAISKVLSDLGLAKKVDFDKIDVAPEERERGITINTSHIEYETVKRHYAHVDCPGHADYVKNMITGAAQMDGAILVVSAADGPMPQTREHILLSRQVGVPYIVVYLNKADMVDDPELLELVEMEVRELLTEYGFPGDDIPVVTGSSLGALNGEQKWVDQIMALMNAVDEYIPTPERAVDQPFLMPIEDVFTITGRGTVVTGRVERGIVKVGEELEIIGIKPTSKTTCTGVEMFRKLLDQGQAGDNIGALLRGTKKEDVERGQVLAKPGSILPHTGFRSEVYVLTKEEGGRHTPFFSGYRPQFYFRTTDITGAVTLPEGVEMVMPGDNIEMRVELIHPIAMETGLRFAIREGGRTVASGVVAEITK, via the coding sequence ATGGCTAAAGAGAAATTCGAAAGAAGCAAACCCCATGTAAACATTGGAACAATTGGACACGTTGACCACGGAAAAACAACTACAACAGCAGCTATTTCTAAAGTTTTATCAGACTTAGGACTAGCTAAAAAAGTTGATTTTGATAAAATTGACGTAGCTCCAGAAGAAAGAGAAAGAGGAATCACTATCAATACATCTCATATTGAGTATGAAACTGTAAAAAGACACTATGCTCACGTTGACTGTCCAGGACATGCTGACTACGTAAAAAACATGATCACAGGAGCAGCTCAAATGGATGGAGCTATCTTAGTTGTATCAGCAGCAGATGGACCTATGCCACAAACAAGAGAACACATTCTACTATCTAGACAGGTTGGAGTACCTTACATAGTAGTATATTTAAATAAAGCAGATATGGTAGACGATCCAGAATTACTAGAACTAGTAGAAATGGAAGTAAGAGAATTATTAACAGAATATGGATTCCCAGGAGATGATATTCCAGTAGTAACAGGATCATCACTAGGAGCACTAAATGGAGAGCAAAAATGGGTAGATCAAATTATGGCGCTAATGAACGCAGTAGATGAGTATATCCCAACTCCAGAAAGAGCAGTAGACCAACCATTCTTGATGCCAATAGAAGACGTGTTCACAATAACAGGAAGAGGAACAGTTGTAACTGGTAGAGTAGAAAGAGGAATAGTAAAAGTAGGAGAAGAATTAGAAATAATTGGAATCAAACCTACATCAAAAACAACATGTACAGGAGTAGAAATGTTTAGAAAACTTCTTGATCAAGGTCAAGCAGGAGATAACATTGGAGCTCTATTAAGAGGAACTAAAAAAGAAGACGTAGAAAGAGGACAAGTACTAGCAAAACCAGGATCAATCCTACCACATACAGGATTCAGATCAGAAGTATACGTACTAACTAAAGAAGAGGGAGGAAGACATACTCCATTCTTCTCAGGATACAGACCACAATTCTACTTCAGAACTACAGATATAACAGGAGCAGTAACATTACCTGAGGGAGTAGAAATGGTAATGCCAGGAGACAACATTGAGATGAGAGTAGAATTAATACACCCAATCGCAATGGAAACTGGATTAAGATTCGCCATCAGAGAGGGTGGAAGAACAGTAGCTTCTGGAGTAGTTGCTGAAATTACTAAATAA
- a CDS encoding AraC family transcriptional regulator, translating to MDKDRKDMEKNILTDYTEDIFSQRENDEYHISIRYERELMDAVKCGDVERLKKISLKKYQGNVGRLSDDPIKNFRYFAICCVTLFTRAAMEGGVSPENAFALSDACIRKLDKSTTEEEIQKSMDYAKEKFGQLVNESNSQKGNSKILEKIKRYIFKHLHKKISVEEMARELGMNKEYLSHIFHKLEGKTIVNYIQQEKIREGENLLKYSEHEVATISSYLGFSSQSYFNTVFKKYTGMTPAKYRAVHQREIY from the coding sequence ATGGATAAAGATAGAAAAGATATGGAAAAAAATATACTTACAGACTATACAGAGGATATCTTTTCTCAAAGAGAAAATGATGAATATCATATATCTATCCGTTATGAAAGAGAACTTATGGATGCTGTAAAATGTGGAGATGTAGAAAGACTGAAAAAGATTTCTCTGAAAAAATATCAGGGAAATGTTGGAAGATTATCAGATGATCCAATAAAAAATTTTAGATATTTTGCAATCTGCTGTGTGACTCTTTTTACTAGGGCAGCTATGGAGGGAGGAGTCTCTCCTGAAAATGCTTTTGCTCTGAGTGATGCTTGTATCAGAAAACTTGATAAAAGTACCACAGAGGAAGAGATACAAAAGAGTATGGACTATGCCAAAGAAAAATTTGGACAATTGGTAAATGAGAGCAACAGCCAGAAAGGGAATAGCAAAATACTGGAAAAGATTAAAAGATACATATTCAAACATCTTCATAAAAAAATAAGTGTAGAAGAAATGGCACGTGAACTTGGAATGAACAAGGAATATCTTTCTCATATTTTTCATAAGCTGGAAGGAAAAACGATTGTGAACTATATTCAGCAGGAAAAAATTAGAGAGGGAGAGAATCTCTTGAAATATTCAGAACATGAAGTAGCAACTATCAGCAGCTATTTAGGATTTAGTTCTCAAAGCTATTTTAATACAGTATTTAAAAAATACACTGGAATGACACCAGCAAAATATAGGGCAGTTCATCAGAGAGAAATTTATTAA